Proteins encoded by one window of Arachis hypogaea cultivar Tifrunner chromosome 1, arahy.Tifrunner.gnm2.J5K5, whole genome shotgun sequence:
- the LOC112708457 gene encoding uncharacterized protein, which produces MDEREMAEFGAQPKRRKVERKEMDGSYLCFMTTEDMFVIKLSNLEKQEEVKDWTCLSPLKFYFNLKLPVEYLCPFEFDSKIYMAPGELRSWARGSWHSFPIYEFNFEEKEIKPTESLNQPSVPFKSSFVTNISGCGDVYFYVDSRFEGHQPTLMVLSAATKDWEMFHPDLPFPPSESRYPIYCDMIALHDKIMLTSSLFTPQSYWTLFNPVTKSWTDKPDGDYNIFSLIRAKWGDVYRTLLPQFAVSVPGLNNDYSVALSHTYAEPPEFPKGFKNGDLVCVRVTAFMVNQNGRVALFQYLDKCFEGIRPTLNAWDTIKLRILDLGHGKLCALLFGYTMEQHIPVLCISIFTLSVLSDALQLPASPMQRDFLQVTVHSKSAYSSEEVVESLMRHAFVWPPIQGARFHRYEPEFSP; this is translated from the coding sequence ATGGATGAGAGAGAGATGGCGGAATTCGGTGCGCAACCGAAAAGAAGGAAAGTAGAGCGGAAAGAGATGGATGGATCGTACCTTTGCTTTATGACAACGGAAGACATGTTCGTGATCAAGTTAAGCAATctggagaaacaagaagaggtGAAGGACTGGACTTGTTTATCTCCACTAAAGTTCTATTTCAATTTGAAACTACCAGTAGAGTATTTGTGTCCTTTTGAGTTCGACTCCAAGATCTATATGGCGCCGGGCGAGTTGCGCAGTTGGGCAAGGGGGAGCTGGCATTCCTTTCCAATTTACGAATTCAATTTTGAGGAGAAAGAAATCAAGCCTACGGAATCCCTTAATCAGCCATCCGTACCCTTTAAGTCATCATTTGTCACAAACATCTCCGGCTgtggtgatgtttacttttatgtgGATTCCAGATTCGAAGGCCATCAACCTACACTGATGGTTCTTTCTGCCGCTACCAAGGATTGGGAAATGTTTCACCCGGATCTTCCTTTTCCGCCGAGCGAAAGTCGTTATCCTATCTATTGCGACATGATCGCCCTGCACGACAAGATCATGTTGACATCTTCCTTATTTACCCCTCAGTCCTATTGGACTTTGTTCAACCCCGTAACCAAGTCTTGGACGGATAAGCCAGATGGTGATTACAATATATTCAGCTTAATACGTGCTAAGTGGGGCGACGTGTATCGTACTCTTTTACCTCAATTTGCGGTGTCCGTTCCAGGGCTCAACAACGACTACAGTGTTGCCCTTTCACACACGTATGCTGAACCTCCAGAATTCCCAAAAGGatttaagaatggtgatttggTTTGTGTAAGGGTCACTGCTTTTATGGTTAACCAGAATGGGCGTGTCGCATTGTTTCAATACCTTGATAAGTGTTTTGAGGGGATAAGACCCACGCTGAATGCATGGGATACGATTAAATTAAGGATTCTTGACCTTGGCCATGGGAAGCTGTGTGCACTCCTCTTTGGTTATACAATGGAGCAGCACATTCCTGTACTCTGCATATCCATTTTCACACTCTCCGTGCTCAGTGATGCATTGCAACTTCCTGCCTCCCCCATGCAGCGAGATTTCTTGCAAGTGACTGTCCATAGTAAAAGTGCCTACTCCTCGGAGGAGGTGGTTGAGTCTCTTATGCGTCACGCCTTTGTTTGGCCGCCTATCCAGGGAGCACGATTTCACCGCTATGAACCGGAATTTTCCCCGTAA